One window of the Klebsiella sp. WP3-W18-ESBL-02 genome contains the following:
- the argA gene encoding amino-acid N-acetyltransferase, translating into MVKERRTELVEGFRHSVPYINAHRGKTFVIMLGGEAIEHENFSSIVNDIGLLHSLGIRLVLVYGARPQIDANLEEHHHQPTYHKHIRVTDSKTLELVKQAAGQLQLDITARLSMSLNNTPLQGAHINVVSGNFIIAQPLGVDDGIDYCHSGRIRRIDEEAIHRQLDSGAIVLMGPVAVSVTGESFNLTSEEIATQLAIKLKAEKMIGFCSSQGVYNEAGEIVPELFPNEAQARIEELEQEGDYLSGTARFLRGAVKACRSGVRRSHLISYQEDGALLQELFSRDGIGTQIVMESAEQIRRATINDIGGILDLIAPLEQQGILVRRSREQLEMEIDKFTIIQRDNTTIACAALYPFPEEKIGEMACVAVHPDYRSSSRGEVLLERIAAQAKQMGLNHLFVLTTRSIHWFQERGFKPVDVELLPESKKQLYNYQRRSKVLMTDLA; encoded by the coding sequence GTGGTGAAGGAACGTAGAACCGAACTGGTCGAGGGGTTTCGTCATTCAGTCCCCTATATTAACGCTCACCGAGGGAAGACGTTTGTCATCATGCTCGGCGGCGAAGCCATTGAGCATGAGAATTTTTCCAGCATTGTCAATGACATAGGCCTACTTCACAGTCTGGGTATTCGCCTGGTGTTGGTGTACGGCGCGCGCCCGCAGATTGATGCAAACCTGGAAGAGCATCACCATCAGCCCACGTATCATAAACATATTCGCGTGACGGATAGCAAAACCCTTGAACTGGTTAAGCAGGCGGCCGGTCAGCTGCAGCTGGATATCACCGCGCGTCTGTCGATGAGCCTGAATAACACCCCGCTGCAGGGGGCACACATCAACGTGGTGAGCGGTAACTTTATTATCGCGCAGCCGCTTGGCGTGGACGACGGTATTGATTACTGCCACAGCGGGCGTATTCGTCGTATTGATGAAGAGGCCATTCACCGCCAGCTCGATAGCGGCGCGATTGTGCTGATGGGGCCGGTGGCCGTCTCCGTGACCGGCGAAAGCTTTAACCTGACTTCGGAAGAAATTGCCACCCAGTTGGCGATTAAGCTGAAGGCTGAAAAAATGATCGGCTTCTGCTCGTCGCAGGGCGTGTATAACGAAGCGGGCGAAATTGTTCCCGAGCTGTTCCCGAACGAAGCGCAGGCGCGCATCGAAGAGCTGGAGCAGGAAGGCGATTACCTTTCCGGTACCGCGCGCTTCCTGCGCGGCGCGGTGAAAGCCTGCCGCAGCGGCGTGCGCCGTAGCCACCTGATAAGCTATCAGGAAGACGGCGCTCTGCTGCAAGAGCTGTTCTCCCGCGACGGTATTGGTACGCAAATCGTGATGGAGAGCGCCGAGCAAATTCGCCGCGCCACCATTAACGACATCGGCGGTATTCTCGATCTTATCGCCCCGCTGGAGCAGCAGGGTATTCTGGTGCGCCGCTCCCGCGAACAGCTGGAAATGGAGATCGATAAATTCACGATCATTCAGCGTGATAACACCACCATTGCCTGCGCCGCGCTGTATCCGTTCCCGGAAGAAAAAATTGGCGAAATGGCCTGCGTGGCGGTACATCCGGACTACCGCAGTTCATCGCGTGGCGAGGTACTGCTGGAGCGGATAGCCGCTCAGGCGAAGCAAATGGGGCTGAATCACCTGTTTGTACTGACCACGCGCAGCATTCACTGGTTCCAGGAGCGCGGGTTTAAGCCGGTAGACGTGGAATTGCTGCCGGAAAGTAAGAAACAGCTTTATAACTATCAGCGACGGTCGAAGGTGCTGATGACGGACTTAGCATAG
- the recB gene encoding exodeoxyribonuclease V subunit beta, translating to MTETAESLDPLRLPLYGERLIEASAGTGKTFTIAALYLRLLLGLGGEAAFPRQVNVEELLVVTFTEAATEELRGRIRSNIHELRVACLRNATDNPLYASLLAEIDDRQQAANVLLLAERQMDDAAVFTIHGFCQRMLSLNAFESGMLFEQQLIEDESQLRYQACADFWRRHCYPLNRDIAQVIVESWKGPQDLLKSIDRYLQGEAPQLKMPLSTTETLASRHQQILEHINAIKQQWLAAVGELEPLLEGSDLDRRKFNRGNQGKWIDKISNWAQEESKTYQLPDALEKFSQSFLAERTKAGGKVPVHPLFSAIERLLESPLTLNDLVIAQAMKEIREAVAREKRRRGELGFDDMLSRLDEALESESGEALAAAIRQRFPVAMIDEFQDTDPQQYRIFRRIWRQQPDTALLLIGDPKQAIYAFRGADIFTYMRARSDVAAHYTLDTNWRSAPGMVASVNRLFGLVDNPFMFRDIPFQPVKSAAKNASLRFEFDGENQPAMNLWLMPGEGVSAGDYQNFMAQQCAAQIRDWLDGGQRGTALLWRGDSARPVQASDITVLVRNRQEASLVRDALNALAIPSVYLSNRDSVFETPEAQELLWVLQAVLTPERENTLRSALATAMFGLNARDIERLNQDEQAWDALVEEFSDYRLIWQRRGVMPMIRALMSARSLAENLLATHGGERRLTDILHLSELLQEAASALESEHALVRWLNQQIAEPDTNASSQQMRLESDKHLVQIVTIHKSKGLEYPLVWLPFIARFRKEKQAFYHDRESFAAVLDLNESDESLELAEAERLAEDLRLLYVALTRAVWHCSLGLAPLTARRSDKPTDSELHHSAPGRLMQKGEVRDAAGLEACLRALCDEHIALTLATPPNGERWQATQAPAPELAARQVLRRVVDDWRVTSYSGLQQRGHSVAQDLLPRLDIDAAGTAETPPEQLLTPHNFPRGASPGTFLHSLFEDLDFTQPISAEWMAEKLQSNGFGEEWEPVLTAWISQVLAAPLADTGIALNQLSAKQKQVEMEFYLPISRPLDPLALDALTRRYDPLSAGCPTLDFRQVRGMLKGFIDLVFRHDGRYYLLDYKSNWLGESGEAYTQQAMAEAMQSHRYDLQYQLYSLALHRYLRHRLADYDYERHFGGVIYLFLRGVNGDAGQQGIFTTRPDPALIAAMDALFAGEGEEMDA from the coding sequence ATGACCGAAACCGCCGAGTCCCTTGATCCCCTGCGTTTGCCCCTCTACGGTGAGCGCCTGATTGAAGCCTCAGCGGGCACTGGAAAAACCTTCACCATCGCCGCACTCTATCTGCGGCTGCTGCTGGGGCTGGGCGGAGAAGCCGCCTTTCCTCGGCAGGTTAACGTCGAAGAGCTGCTGGTCGTCACCTTTACCGAAGCGGCAACCGAAGAACTGCGTGGGCGCATTCGCAGCAATATTCACGAGCTGCGCGTCGCCTGCCTGCGCAACGCCACCGATAACCCGCTCTACGCCAGCCTGCTGGCGGAAATCGATGACCGCCAGCAGGCGGCCAACGTGCTGCTGCTGGCCGAGCGGCAGATGGACGACGCAGCGGTGTTTACCATCCACGGTTTCTGCCAGCGAATGCTCAGTCTCAACGCGTTTGAATCGGGCATGCTGTTCGAGCAGCAGCTGATTGAGGATGAATCCCAGCTACGCTATCAGGCCTGCGCCGACTTCTGGCGACGTCATTGCTACCCGCTGAACCGCGATATTGCACAGGTGATTGTCGAGTCGTGGAAAGGGCCGCAGGATCTGCTGAAATCGATTGACCGCTACCTGCAAGGGGAAGCGCCGCAGCTGAAGATGCCGCTGAGTACGACAGAAACGCTGGCATCACGGCATCAGCAGATCCTCGAGCACATCAACGCTATCAAACAGCAGTGGCTGGCGGCGGTAGGTGAGCTGGAGCCGCTGCTGGAAGGATCGGATCTCGATCGCCGCAAGTTCAACCGTGGCAACCAGGGAAAGTGGATCGATAAGATCAGCAACTGGGCGCAGGAAGAGAGCAAAACCTACCAATTGCCCGACGCGCTGGAAAAATTCAGCCAGTCGTTCCTCGCCGAGCGCACCAAAGCCGGCGGCAAGGTTCCCGTCCACCCCCTGTTCAGTGCTATTGAGCGCCTGCTTGAGTCGCCGCTGACGCTGAACGATTTGGTCATCGCCCAGGCGATGAAAGAGATTCGTGAAGCGGTCGCTCGTGAGAAACGCCGCCGCGGTGAACTGGGCTTTGACGACATGCTAAGCCGCCTGGATGAAGCGCTGGAGAGTGAAAGCGGCGAGGCGCTGGCTGCCGCTATCCGTCAGCGTTTCCCGGTAGCAATGATCGATGAATTCCAGGATACCGACCCGCAGCAGTACCGTATTTTTCGCCGTATCTGGCGTCAGCAGCCGGACACCGCGCTGCTGCTGATCGGTGACCCGAAGCAGGCGATTTACGCCTTCCGCGGCGCGGACATCTTTACCTACATGCGGGCACGCAGCGACGTGGCCGCCCATTACACGCTCGACACCAACTGGCGTTCCGCGCCGGGCATGGTGGCGAGCGTCAACCGCCTGTTCGGGCTGGTTGATAACCCCTTCATGTTCCGTGATATTCCGTTTCAGCCGGTGAAGTCGGCGGCGAAAAATGCCTCGCTGCGCTTTGAGTTTGACGGCGAAAATCAGCCGGCCATGAACCTATGGCTGATGCCCGGCGAAGGCGTTAGCGCGGGGGACTACCAGAACTTTATGGCTCAGCAGTGCGCGGCGCAGATTCGCGACTGGCTGGACGGTGGCCAGCGCGGCACGGCCCTGCTGTGGCGCGGTGACAGCGCCCGCCCGGTGCAGGCTTCGGATATTACGGTGCTGGTGCGTAACCGCCAGGAGGCATCGCTGGTTCGCGATGCGCTCAACGCGCTGGCGATCCCGTCGGTCTATCTCTCCAACCGCGACAGCGTGTTTGAAACCCCGGAAGCCCAGGAGCTGCTGTGGGTGCTGCAGGCGGTGCTGACGCCGGAGCGTGAAAATACGCTGCGCAGCGCGCTGGCGACGGCAATGTTTGGCCTCAACGCGCGGGATATCGAACGGTTAAATCAGGATGAACAGGCCTGGGATGCGCTGGTTGAAGAGTTCAGCGATTACCGGCTTATCTGGCAGCGGCGCGGCGTGATGCCGATGATTCGCGCGTTGATGAGCGCGCGTTCGCTGGCAGAAAATCTGCTGGCGACCCACGGCGGTGAGCGGCGCTTAACGGATATTCTGCACCTGAGTGAATTACTGCAGGAGGCGGCGAGCGCACTGGAGAGCGAGCACGCGCTGGTGCGCTGGCTGAACCAGCAGATTGCGGAACCGGATACCAATGCGTCCAGTCAGCAGATGCGTCTGGAGAGCGACAAGCACCTGGTGCAGATAGTCACTATCCACAAATCGAAAGGGCTGGAATATCCCCTGGTGTGGCTGCCGTTTATCGCTCGCTTCCGTAAAGAGAAGCAGGCGTTTTATCACGACCGGGAATCGTTCGCGGCGGTGCTGGATCTCAACGAAAGCGATGAAAGCCTTGAACTGGCGGAGGCCGAGCGTCTGGCTGAAGATCTGCGTTTGCTGTACGTCGCCTTAACCCGAGCGGTCTGGCACTGCAGCCTGGGGCTCGCGCCGCTGACCGCGCGACGCAGCGATAAACCCACGGATTCCGAATTACACCACAGCGCGCCGGGAAGGCTGATGCAGAAAGGCGAAGTGCGGGATGCCGCTGGCCTGGAGGCGTGTCTGCGCGCGCTGTGCGATGAACATATTGCGCTGACGCTCGCGACGCCGCCGAACGGCGAGCGCTGGCAGGCGACACAAGCACCTGCACCTGAACTGGCGGCGCGGCAGGTGCTGCGTCGCGTCGTGGACGACTGGCGGGTGACCAGCTATTCCGGCCTTCAGCAGCGTGGTCACAGCGTGGCGCAGGATCTGCTGCCGAGGCTGGATATTGATGCTGCGGGCACGGCAGAAACGCCGCCGGAGCAGCTGCTGACGCCGCATAATTTCCCGCGGGGTGCATCGCCGGGCACCTTCCTGCACAGTCTGTTTGAAGACCTCGACTTCACTCAGCCCATTTCAGCGGAATGGATGGCGGAAAAACTGCAAAGCAACGGTTTTGGCGAAGAGTGGGAGCCGGTACTGACGGCGTGGATTTCTCAGGTGCTGGCCGCTCCGCTGGCGGATACGGGCATTGCGCTCAATCAATTGAGTGCAAAGCAAAAACAGGTTGAAATGGAGTTCTATCTGCCGATAAGCCGCCCGCTTGATCCGCTGGCGCTGGATGCCTTAACCCGCCGCTATGATCCTCTCTCGGCAGGCTGCCCAACGCTGGACTTCCGCCAGGTACGCGGCATGCTGAAAGGCTTTATCGACCTGGTTTTCCGCCACGACGGGCGCTATTACCTGCTGGACTACAAATCCAACTGGCTCGGGGAAAGCGGCGAAGCCTACACCCAGCAGGCGATGGCGGAGGCCATGCAATCGCATCGCTACGATTTGCAGTATCAGCTCTATAGCCTGGCGCTGCACCGCTATCTGCGCCACCGCCTTGCCGACTATGACTATGAACGCCACTTTGGCGGCGTTATTTACCTGTTCCTGCGCGGCGTTAACGGCGACGCGGGGCAGCAGGGGATTTTTACCACCCGACCTGACCCGGCGCTGATCGCAGCAATGGATGCGCTGTTCGCCGGAGAAGGCGAGGAGATGGACGCATGA
- the recD gene encoding exodeoxyribonuclease V subunit alpha, translating into MTLEQRLLEAVELRLLRPLDVQFALMVAQDEHPAVMLAAAMLSRDTGEGHVCLPLSHLTPVAQPKGRVRELWQRLFAEADAPDDWATLLLASAAVSAGERPSPLILSRDRLYLNRMWRNELTVARFFNDTQLPFAVDDAQLNATLNALFPASESVDWQKVAAAVALTRRISVISGGPGTGKTTTVAKLLAALVQMAGGEKCRIRLAAPTGKAAARLTESLGAALRKLALNEAQKAMLPTEASTLHRLLGAQPGSQKMRYHAGNPLHLDVLVVDEASMIDLPMMARLIDALPSHGRVIFLGDRDQLASVEAGAVLGDICSWVSAGYTAERAAQLSRLVGATVPAGDGPVAGALRDSLCLLRTSYRFGSDSGIGQLAGAVNRGDKNAVGEVFARGFHDIELKPLRSTDDYAAMLDDARAGYGHYLQRLREQADPAEVLAAFGEYQLLCALREGPWGVGGLNAQFEQLLARHRQIVPQRHSRWYEGRPVMISRNDSALGLFNGDIGIALDRGQGMRVWFPMPDGTIKSVQPSRLPEHDTAWAMTVHKSQGSEFTHAALVLPTQLVPVVSRELVYTAITRAKSRLSMYADENLLAQAIATRTERRSGLSAIFAEME; encoded by the coding sequence ATGACGCTGGAACAACGTTTGCTGGAAGCCGTGGAACTACGGCTGCTTCGCCCGCTGGACGTACAGTTTGCGCTGATGGTCGCACAAGATGAACACCCGGCGGTGATGCTGGCGGCGGCGATGCTCAGCCGTGATACCGGCGAAGGGCATGTTTGCCTGCCGCTGTCGCACCTGACGCCTGTCGCGCAGCCGAAAGGCCGCGTGCGCGAACTCTGGCAACGGCTGTTTGCCGAAGCCGATGCGCCGGACGATTGGGCCACGCTGCTGCTGGCCTCGGCGGCGGTGAGCGCTGGCGAACGCCCGTCGCCGCTGATCCTCAGCCGCGATCGCCTGTACCTTAACCGCATGTGGCGTAATGAGCTGACGGTCGCGCGCTTCTTCAACGATACCCAACTGCCGTTCGCAGTGGACGACGCGCAGCTTAACGCAACGCTGAACGCGCTATTTCCCGCGAGCGAAAGCGTCGACTGGCAAAAAGTCGCTGCCGCCGTGGCGCTGACGCGGCGTATTTCGGTGATTTCCGGCGGGCCGGGCACCGGTAAAACCACGACGGTAGCCAAATTGCTGGCGGCGCTGGTGCAGATGGCTGGGGGCGAAAAATGCCGTATCCGCTTAGCGGCGCCAACCGGTAAAGCGGCGGCAAGATTAACCGAGTCCCTTGGCGCGGCGCTGCGCAAGCTCGCCCTGAATGAGGCGCAAAAGGCGATGCTACCGACGGAAGCCAGTACGCTGCACCGTCTGCTGGGCGCGCAGCCCGGCAGCCAGAAGATGCGCTATCACGCGGGTAACCCGCTGCACCTTGACGTGCTGGTTGTCGACGAAGCGTCGATGATTGACCTGCCGATGATGGCGCGGCTGATTGACGCGCTGCCGTCGCATGGGCGGGTGATTTTCCTCGGCGACCGCGACCAGCTGGCATCGGTTGAGGCGGGGGCCGTGCTGGGCGATATCTGTAGCTGGGTCAGCGCGGGGTATACCGCCGAACGAGCGGCACAGCTGAGCCGTCTGGTGGGGGCGACGGTCCCGGCGGGCGACGGTCCGGTCGCCGGCGCACTGCGTGACAGCCTGTGCCTGCTGCGAACCAGCTACCGTTTTGGCAGTGATTCAGGTATCGGGCAACTGGCCGGCGCGGTGAACCGAGGCGACAAGAACGCCGTCGGTGAAGTCTTCGCCCGTGGTTTTCACGATATCGAACTGAAACCGCTGCGCTCGACGGATGATTATGCCGCGATGCTCGATGATGCACGCGCCGGCTACGGTCACTATTTACAGCGACTGCGCGAGCAGGCTGACCCGGCAGAAGTGCTGGCGGCCTTTGGTGAGTACCAGCTGCTGTGCGCGCTACGCGAAGGGCCGTGGGGCGTGGGCGGGCTAAACGCCCAGTTTGAGCAACTGCTGGCCCGTCATCGTCAGATCGTGCCGCAGCGCCATTCGCGCTGGTATGAAGGCCGCCCGGTCATGATCAGCCGTAACGACAGCGCCCTGGGGTTGTTCAACGGTGATATTGGTATCGCACTGGACCGCGGGCAGGGGATGCGCGTCTGGTTCCCGATGCCGGATGGCACGATTAAGTCGGTACAGCCAAGCCGCCTGCCGGAGCACGACACCGCGTGGGCGATGACGGTGCATAAATCTCAGGGGTCTGAATTCACGCACGCGGCGCTGGTTCTGCCGACACAGCTGGTTCCGGTGGTGAGCCGCGAACTGGTGTATACCGCCATTACCCGCGCAAAATCGCGGCTGTCGATGTATGCCGATGAAAACCTGCTGGCGCAGGCGATTGCCACGCGTACGGAACGGCGTAGCGGCCTGTCGGCGATTTTTGCAGAGATGGAATAG